A genomic window from Fusarium oxysporum Fo47 chromosome VIII, complete sequence includes:
- a CDS encoding major facilitator superfamily domain-containing protein: MSETVELENNRASSPMENKERIPPNGGTKAWACVAGSFLLQFCSFGYVNACGMFQLYYSDVMFKDESSSALAWITTLQIFLLFMFGPAVGKLIDVYGCRRMLPPFSIMAVFSVCMLSLCTKYWQVMLAQGVAFGLAAAGLSLPAMATATQWFSTKKGLAVGIVSSGSSLGGIIYPCMLPRLIEEVGFASAVRWTALLQGILLFIANLLCSSPFPPLGKSSPEEKDKVPPSSGLNGFKSWPWFFFVLGCFFTMWGLFAPLNYLPEMASLHGYESFAVYTLAIANAGSLVGRIVPGWISDIIGQFNTMVMVTSLSGILVLAFWLPLEFHTSKAGLILFALLFGFVSGGFVSLGPPCVVSLAEDRVDEIGVKLGGFCLAIALGALTGLPIEGAIKDREGDKFTGLMAFAGATMIMGSFCTAIARVYKGGSKLMKKV, translated from the exons ATGTCGGAGACAGTTGAACTCGAAAACAACCGGGCGAGCAGCCCTATGGAGAACAAAGAACGCATCCCGCCTAATGGCGGCACCAAGGCATGGGCCTGCGTTGCCGGCTCGTTCTTGCTGCAGTTTTGTTCTTTCGGCTATGTCAATGC ATGTGGCATGTTTCAATTATACTACTCGGACGTGATGTTCAAGGACGAGTCATCATCTGCACTAGCATGGATCACCACCCTGCAAATCTTCCTGCTGTTTATGTTCGGTCCAGCTGTAGGAAAATTGATCGATGTCTACGGCTGCCGCAGGATGCTTCCACCATTCAGTATCATGGCTGTGTTCTCTGTGTGCATGTTGAGCCTGTGCACCAAGTATTGGCAGGTCATGCTTGCACAAGGAGTTGCCTTTGGTTTAGCTGCTGCTGGACTCTCTCTCCCTGCTATGGCAACTGCCACCCAATGGTTCTCGACTAAGAAAGGATTGGCTGTTGGTATTGTGTCTTCAGGCAGCAGTCTAG GCGGAATAATTTACCCATGTATGCTGCCTCGACTAATCGAGGAAGTCGGCTTCGCATCTGCTGTTCGCTGGACTGCCCTTTTACAAGGAATCCTTTTATTTATTGCCAATCTTCTTTGCTCCTCGCCCTTCCCACCGCTTGGCAAATCGTCGcctgaagagaaggataaaGTCCCTCCCAGCAGTGGCCTCAATGGGTTCAAGAGTTGGCCTTGGTTCTTTTTCGTCTTAGGTTGTTTCTTCACCATGTGGGGTCTCTTTGCGCCTCTCAACTACCTTCCAGAGATGGCCTCGCTTCATGGATATGAAAGCTTTGCTGTATACACACTGGCTATTGCGAATGCAGGGTCTCTTGTTGGCCGAATTGTTCCTGGCTGGATCAGCGATATCATTGGCCAATTCAATACCATGGTTATGGTGACCAGTCTATCCGGAATCTTGGTATTGGCCTTCTGGCTGCCACTTGAGTTCCATACATCCAAAGCCGGCCTTATCCTCTTTGCTCTGCTTTTTGGCTTTGTTAGCGGTGGCTTCGTGAGTCTTGGCCCTCCCTGTGTTGTTTCTCTTGCCGAAGACCGAGTGGACGAGATTGGTGTAAAGCTTGGTGGTTTCTGCTTGGCTATTGCCCTTGGAGCTTTGACTGGTCTTCCTATCGAAGGGGCTATCAAAGATCGCGAAGGCGATAAATTCACTGGTTTGATGGCCTTTGCAGGAGCGACAATGATTATGGGAAGTTTCTGTACTGCGATCGCTCGAGTTTACAAGGGAGGATCTAAGCTCATGAAGAAGGTTTGA